In Nicotiana tabacum cultivar K326 chromosome 10, ASM71507v2, whole genome shotgun sequence, the DNA window ACTATTTCTATTACCTTCTATGCCAAGATGAAGCAGATCCGGTCTTGTAAATTTTACTCTTCGAAGACCTCCATGGTTGGCTTATGTATTGGTATGCTGGTGTCCCGATCTTTATTCTTTTGACAATTTTGTGATCGTGTTTTAATTTTACTGCTACTGCTGTTACCAGAAGAATCAATATACGACATGTTGGGCTCATTTATCTGAAATATACGCAATTAAAATCTGTGTCTCCTTAGAAAGATGTGAAGTTTTCTTTAGAAGTTGGATTTAGATAATATGTTACTCATGGATGGTAGAAGAATACTTTGTGGCCTTTTAATTCTTTTCTGTATCTTTATGAACTCTCTGTCCTTTCCTAATCACAGACGTGGGTTTAGACACATATTTACCCTTGTTCTCTGTTGAAGCAGAAGAATATGGCCAAGGATGTTGAAGTGAAAGGATTCAACCCAGGATTAATTGTCTTAACTGTTGTTGGTGGACTCGTGTTGGCATTCCTAATCGGAAACTATGTGCTTTACATGTATGCACAAAAAACCCTTCCTCCAAAGAAAAAGAAGCCAATCtccaagaagaagatgaagagggAAAGACTGAAGCAAGGTGTTTCGGCACCTGGAGAATAGATATACTAGACACATCGGGGTTATTCCCCTTGTTCATCTGAGAAGACTATGTTAGTTCATATCCAGCGGCAGTGTCAAATAGATGGTTGTTAATGTTACCAATTTGCCATCATCATAGTTAGAACTTAAACTTTAGTATATGCTTCTATTTTTCTGTTAGCTGACTGAGAAGTTGTTTTCTTGCGAGTTACTGAATCATCTATCTTCTTC includes these proteins:
- the LOC107759545 gene encoding DNA-binding protein S1FA — translated: MDSEADFDPPPSFDNVKNMAKDVEVKGFNPGLIVLTVVGGLVLAFLIGNYVLYMYAQKTLPPKKKKPISKKKMKRERLKQGVSAPGE